A window from Balaenoptera musculus isolate JJ_BM4_2016_0621 chromosome 8, mBalMus1.pri.v3, whole genome shotgun sequence encodes these proteins:
- the SIAE gene encoding sialate O-acetylesterase isoform X3 — protein sequence MVVLDPVKPGGPYEVMAQQILGRKNFTLRIHDVLFGDVWLCSGQSNMQMTVSQIFNATSELSNTAAYQSVHILSVSLNQAQQELEDLAEVDLRWSKPTLENLGHGNFTYMSAVCWLFGRYLHDTLRYPVGLLSSSWAGTPIEAWSSGRSLKACGVPRQGSMPSDLETGPSEYSVLWNAMIHPLRNMTLKGVIWYQGESNVNFNRDLYNCTFPALVEDWRQTFHDGSQGQTERFFPFGFVQLSSYLSGATPNDGLPQIRWHQTADFGYVPNLRMPNTFMAVAMDLCDRNSPFGSTHPRDKQTVAYRLHLGARAVAYGAKLTFQGPLPQKIELLGDMGLLNLTYSQPIQVQRHNKIFEISCCSDHQCKWLPAPMDTFSAQTLALNVKSCRDSLAAVRYAWTAWPCEYKQCPLYHPTSALPVPPFTAFITNQIPGYRSKVAK from the exons ATGGTGGTACTGGATCCTGTGAAGCCTGGTGGACCTTATGAAGTGATGGCACAGCAGATTCTTGGGAGGAAGAACTTCACCCTGAGAATTCATGATGTCTTATTTGGAGATGTCTGGCTTTGCAGTGGGCAAAGTAACATGCAGATGACTGTTTCACAG ATATTTAATGCCACAAGCGAGCTGTCGAACACAGCTGCCTATCAGTCTGTCCACATCCTCTCCGTGTCTCTCAACCAGGCTCAGCAGGAGCTGGAGGACCTTGCCGAGGTTGATTTGCGGTGGTCCAAGCCCACCTTGG AAAACTTGGGCCATGGCAATTTCACGTACATGTCAGCAGTGTGCTGGCTCTTTGGGCGTTACCTGCATGACACTCTGCGGTATCCCGTGGGGCTGCTCTCCTCCTCGTGGGCCGGGACGCCCATTGAAGCCTGGTCGTCTGGAAGGTCACTGAAAGCCTGTGGGGTCCCGAGGCAAGG GTCCATGCCATCTGATCTGGAAACTGGTCCCAGTGAATACTCTGTTCTCTGGAATGCCATGATCCATCCGCTCCGTAATATGACTCTGAAAGGGGTGATATGGTACCAGG GGGAGTCCAATGTAAACTTTAACAGGGACCTGTACAATTGTACGTTCCCTGCACTTGTTGAAGACTGGCGCCAAACCTTCCACGATGGCTCCCAGGGGCAGACAGAGCGCTTCTTCCCATTTGGATTTGTCCAG TTATCTTCATATTTGTCTGGTGCAACCCCAAATGATGGACTTCCCCAGATCCGTTGGCATCAAACAGCAGACTTTGGCTATGTCCCCAACCTAAGGATGCCCAACACTTTCATGGCTGTAGCTATGGATCTCTGTGATAGGAATTCGCCTTTTGGCAG CACACACCCTCGAGATAAGCAGACGGTGGCCTACAGGCTGCACTTGGGGGCCCGTGCCGTGGCTTATGGGGCGAAGTTGACCTTTCAAGGACCACTGCCTCAGAAGATAGAACTCCTGGGCGACATGGGGCTGCTCAACCTCACATATTCCCAGCCAATCCAGGTGCAGAGGCACAACAAGATATTTGAG ATCTCCTGTTGCAGTGACCATCAGTGCAAGTGGCTTCCAGCTCCCATGGACACTTTCTCCGCCCAGACGCTGGCCCTGAACGTCAAGTCTTGTCGTGACAGCCTGGCTGCTGTTCGCTATGCGTGGACCGCGTGGCCTTGTGAATATAAGCAGTGTCCCCTGTACCACCCCACCAGTGCCCTGCCAGTCCCTCCCTTCACTGCTTTCATTACAAACCAGATTCCCGGGTATCGCAGCAAGGTTGCTAAATGA
- the SIAE gene encoding sialate O-acetylesterase isoform X2, translating to MVAPGFVFGLVLPLLLRADASAAHSNSWMVVLDPVKPGGPYEVMAQQILGRKNFTLRIHDVLFGDVWLCSGQSNMQMTVSQIFNATSELSNTAAYQSVHILSVSLNQAQQELEDLAEVDLRWSKPTLENLGHGNFTYMSAVCWLFGRYLHDTLRYPVGLLSSSWAGTPIEAWSSGRSLKACGVPRQGSMPSDLETGPSEYSVLWNAMIHPLRNMTLKGVIWYQGESNVNFNRDLYNCTFPALVEDWRQTFHDGSQGQTERFFPFGFVQLSSYLSGATPNDGLPQIRWHQTADFGYVPNLRMPNTFMAVAMDLCDRNSPFGSTHPRDKQTVAYRLHLGARAVAYGAKLTFQGPLPQKIELLGDMGLLNLTYSQPIQVQRHNKIFEISCCSDHQCKWLPAPMDTFSAQTLALNVKSCRDSLAAVRYAWTAWPCEYKQCPLYHPTSALPVPPFTAFITNQIPGYRSKVAK from the exons CACACTCTAATAGCTGGATGGTGGTACTGGATCCTGTGAAGCCTGGTGGACCTTATGAAGTGATGGCACAGCAGATTCTTGGGAGGAAGAACTTCACCCTGAGAATTCATGATGTCTTATTTGGAGATGTCTGGCTTTGCAGTGGGCAAAGTAACATGCAGATGACTGTTTCACAG ATATTTAATGCCACAAGCGAGCTGTCGAACACAGCTGCCTATCAGTCTGTCCACATCCTCTCCGTGTCTCTCAACCAGGCTCAGCAGGAGCTGGAGGACCTTGCCGAGGTTGATTTGCGGTGGTCCAAGCCCACCTTGG AAAACTTGGGCCATGGCAATTTCACGTACATGTCAGCAGTGTGCTGGCTCTTTGGGCGTTACCTGCATGACACTCTGCGGTATCCCGTGGGGCTGCTCTCCTCCTCGTGGGCCGGGACGCCCATTGAAGCCTGGTCGTCTGGAAGGTCACTGAAAGCCTGTGGGGTCCCGAGGCAAGG GTCCATGCCATCTGATCTGGAAACTGGTCCCAGTGAATACTCTGTTCTCTGGAATGCCATGATCCATCCGCTCCGTAATATGACTCTGAAAGGGGTGATATGGTACCAGG GGGAGTCCAATGTAAACTTTAACAGGGACCTGTACAATTGTACGTTCCCTGCACTTGTTGAAGACTGGCGCCAAACCTTCCACGATGGCTCCCAGGGGCAGACAGAGCGCTTCTTCCCATTTGGATTTGTCCAG TTATCTTCATATTTGTCTGGTGCAACCCCAAATGATGGACTTCCCCAGATCCGTTGGCATCAAACAGCAGACTTTGGCTATGTCCCCAACCTAAGGATGCCCAACACTTTCATGGCTGTAGCTATGGATCTCTGTGATAGGAATTCGCCTTTTGGCAG CACACACCCTCGAGATAAGCAGACGGTGGCCTACAGGCTGCACTTGGGGGCCCGTGCCGTGGCTTATGGGGCGAAGTTGACCTTTCAAGGACCACTGCCTCAGAAGATAGAACTCCTGGGCGACATGGGGCTGCTCAACCTCACATATTCCCAGCCAATCCAGGTGCAGAGGCACAACAAGATATTTGAG ATCTCCTGTTGCAGTGACCATCAGTGCAAGTGGCTTCCAGCTCCCATGGACACTTTCTCCGCCCAGACGCTGGCCCTGAACGTCAAGTCTTGTCGTGACAGCCTGGCTGCTGTTCGCTATGCGTGGACCGCGTGGCCTTGTGAATATAAGCAGTGTCCCCTGTACCACCCCACCAGTGCCCTGCCAGTCCCTCCCTTCACTGCTTTCATTACAAACCAGATTCCCGGGTATCGCAGCAAGGTTGCTAAATGA